The DNA sequence GCGCGGACCTCGACGAGCTCATCACCGCCGCGACCGCGCGCGGCATCGGCGTCTCGCTGGCGCCCGCGGTGACCCCGCTGCTGACCCGCGAGCGGATGGAGGCGCTGAAGGCGTTGGGCGTCCAGGCCATCTCGTTGAGCCTCGACGGGTCGACGTCGGCACTGCACGACGGCGTCCGGCAGGTGCCCGGCACCTACGAGGCGACGCTCGCGGCGCTCGACGACGCCGCCGAGGTGGGTCTGCCCGTGCAGGTCAACACGCTGGTCACGGCCGACACGCTGACCGACATGCCTGCGGTCTACGAGTTGCTCAGCTCCCGCACGCTCATGACGTGGAGCCTGTTCTTCCTCATCTCGACCGGTCGCGGCACGGCGCTGCGCGAGCCGTCGCCGGGTGACGCCGAGCGGCTCATGCGCTGGCTGGGCGGCATCGCGAAGGACGCGCCGTTCGTGGTGCGCACCACCGAGGCGACGCACTACCGCCGCATCGCCGCCGCGCGCCTGGAGAAGGCCGGGCGCACCGCGCAGGAGATCGAGGCGATGCCGATGGCCCGCGGGTTCGGCATCCGCGACGGCAACGGCATCGTGTTCGTCTCGCACACGGGCGACGTGACGCCGTCGGGCTTCCTGCCGCTCGCCGTCGGCAACGTCAAGGAGTCCTCGCTCGCCGACCTGTACCGCGACGAGCCGACCCTGCGCGCGCTGCGCGACCCCGAGGGCTTCAAGGGCCGCTGCGGCGAGTGCGAGTACCACCTGTGGTGCGGCGGCTCGCGCGCCCGCGCCTACGCCCACACGGGCGACCCGCTGGAGTCGGACCCGCTGTGCCCCTACCAGCCGGGAACCCGCACGACGGCGTTGACCGCGACGCTGTAGCCGCTAGCGTGGGGGCGTGCCGACGTCCCTGACCTCGTTCGCCCAGGTGCTGCGCGCCGAGAACCCGGGGCCGATGACGCTCGACGGCACGCGCTCGTACCTCCTGCGCGCCAGGAACGACGGCGTGGGGCACGACGGCGCGGGCCTGGGCGTCGTCGTCGACCCGGGGCCGCTCGATGACGCCCACCTGCGGGCGCTCGCGGGCGCGGGCCCGGTCGGGCTCATCCTGGTCACGCACCGGCACCCCGACCACACAGCGGGCAGCGAGCGGCTGCGCGAGCTGACGGGGGCGCCCGTGCGCGGAGCCGACCCGGCCCACTGCCATGGCGGCGAGCCGCTGCGCGACGGCGAGACGATCGCCGTCGGCGCGCTGCGCGTCGAGGTGATCGCGACGCCGGGCCACACCGCCGACTCGGTGTGCCTGCGGGCCGCAGCGGACGGGGCCGATCCGGTGGTCCTCACGGG is a window from the Xylanimonas ulmi genome containing:
- a CDS encoding TIGR04053 family radical SAM/SPASM domain-containing protein, which translates into the protein MPAAPHPAPTIGAVRHENFAYQRAPMIVYWELTTACGLACRHCRAEAVLTAPPGELTTEQALTVLDQITEFGDPLPHVVMTGGDPLRRADLDELITAATARGIGVSLAPAVTPLLTRERMEALKALGVQAISLSLDGSTSALHDGVRQVPGTYEATLAALDDAAEVGLPVQVNTLVTADTLTDMPAVYELLSSRTLMTWSLFFLISTGRGTALREPSPGDAERLMRWLGGIAKDAPFVVRTTEATHYRRIAAARLEKAGRTAQEIEAMPMARGFGIRDGNGIVFVSHTGDVTPSGFLPLAVGNVKESSLADLYRDEPTLRALRDPEGFKGRCGECEYHLWCGGSRARAYAHTGDPLESDPLCPYQPGTRTTALTATL
- a CDS encoding MBL fold metallo-hydrolase — translated: MTLDGTRSYLLRARNDGVGHDGAGLGVVVDPGPLDDAHLRALAGAGPVGLILVTHRHPDHTAGSERLRELTGAPVRGADPAHCHGGEPLRDGETIAVGALRVEVIATPGHTADSVCLRAAADGADPVVLTGDTVLGSGTTVIANPDGSLAAYLASLDRLERVATASDGGTLRGLPGHGPVVEDLTATVRAYRAHRLQRLGQVREALVELGEDATADDVVARVYAHVPPPVRAAARQSVEAQLAYLRADG